A genomic region of Tepidisphaeraceae bacterium contains the following coding sequences:
- a CDS encoding response regulator — protein MGRILIVDDCLEQCIPLLRLMHQTGHAAACVSTGETALGMVRLTKPDLVLLDAMMPDMDGTQVLREIRSDPLTADLPVIMYTSLSDTAFHDHLRSLGASDCWVKATLGFDEMEERFTRLLPVEAMIH, from the coding sequence ATGGGACGAATTCTGATTGTTGACGATTGCCTCGAACAATGTATTCCACTGCTGCGCCTGATGCACCAGACCGGTCATGCCGCCGCGTGCGTGAGCACGGGTGAGACGGCACTCGGCATGGTGCGCCTGACCAAGCCCGACCTCGTGTTGCTCGACGCGATGATGCCCGACATGGACGGCACGCAGGTGCTGCGCGAGATCCGCAGCGACCCGCTCACCGCCGACCTGCCGGTCATCATGTACACGTCGCTGTCCGACACGGCGTTCCACGACCACCTGCGCAGCCTGGGCGCCAGCGACTGCTGGGTAAAGGCCACGCTCGGCTTCGACGAGATGGAAGAGCGCTTCACGCGCCTGCTGCCGGTCGAGGCGATGATTCATTAG
- a CDS encoding iron ABC transporter permease, giving the protein MTTANTQPLLPVIKPPARFRWSALPMVGRASPFHTFLSVLLLIFFAVFLIWPILNVVATGFTDKNGDFTTEYLRLVLTNPVQLRGLMNSTIIAVLTTLLTLVIALPLAILSVRYEFPGRGIMGGLALVPMILPPFVGAVGMRLVLSRFGPLTQIVGGGDGTGIDWLGNLRLFGVVVVESLSLYPIMLLNVQAALANIDPAMEQAAANLGASRWTIFRRITLPLIRPGLFAGCTLVLIWSFTELGTPLMFQFYDVTPVQVFNQITELDNPLPYALVVVMLFCSTLLYLIGKVVLGRSFDAATTKASTMFTPVKLRGWRAAAALAPFVIVFGLAVLPHLSVILTSISETGAWYRSVLPREITASHYMQALEDELALPSVWNSIRYAGTATLVGLVVGMAAAVVIVRSKVPYRGLIDSLAMLPLAVPGLVLAFGYLSISNFFKQKLGSDVPNWLDVQKNPVVLLILAYAARRLPYIVRSAAAGLQQTPQDLELAAANLGASRVTVLRRIVVPLILANLLAGALMAFAFAMLEVSDSLILAQTSRFYPITKAIWELSQRLGDGLYIASALGVWAMVLLTLTILSASALLGKKMGAIFRV; this is encoded by the coding sequence ATGACCACCGCCAACACGCAACCGCTGCTCCCCGTCATCAAGCCACCGGCGCGGTTTCGTTGGTCGGCGTTGCCGATGGTCGGAAGGGCGTCGCCGTTCCACACGTTCTTGTCGGTATTATTGCTGATTTTCTTCGCCGTCTTCCTAATCTGGCCTATTTTAAACGTCGTCGCGACGGGGTTCACGGACAAGAACGGCGACTTCACCACCGAGTACCTGCGCCTCGTTTTGACCAACCCGGTGCAGCTCCGCGGGCTGATGAACTCGACGATCATCGCCGTCCTCACCACATTGCTGACGCTCGTGATCGCGCTACCGTTGGCGATCCTCAGCGTGCGCTACGAGTTCCCGGGCCGCGGCATCATGGGTGGGCTGGCGCTGGTGCCGATGATTCTGCCACCGTTCGTGGGCGCCGTCGGCATGCGGCTGGTGCTGAGCCGGTTCGGGCCACTCACGCAGATCGTGGGAGGCGGGGACGGCACGGGCATCGATTGGTTAGGCAACTTACGTTTGTTCGGCGTGGTGGTCGTGGAATCGCTGTCGCTCTACCCGATCATGCTGCTGAACGTGCAGGCGGCACTGGCGAACATCGACCCCGCGATGGAGCAGGCGGCCGCCAACCTCGGCGCGAGCCGCTGGACGATCTTCCGCCGCATCACGCTACCGCTCATTCGGCCGGGGTTGTTCGCCGGTTGCACGCTCGTGCTGATCTGGAGCTTCACCGAGCTGGGCACGCCGCTCATGTTCCAGTTTTACGACGTGACGCCGGTGCAGGTGTTCAACCAGATCACCGAGCTGGATAACCCACTGCCGTATGCCTTGGTGGTGGTGATGCTGTTCTGCTCGACGCTGCTGTACCTCATCGGCAAGGTCGTGCTCGGCCGCAGTTTCGATGCTGCCACCACCAAGGCCAGCACGATGTTCACGCCCGTGAAGCTGCGCGGCTGGCGCGCCGCGGCGGCGCTGGCGCCGTTCGTGATCGTGTTCGGGCTGGCGGTGCTTCCGCACCTGTCGGTCATTCTCACCAGCATCAGCGAGACGGGCGCGTGGTACCGGTCGGTGCTGCCGCGCGAGATCACGGCGTCGCACTACATGCAGGCGCTGGAGGACGAACTGGCGCTGCCCAGCGTCTGGAACAGCATCCGGTACGCCGGCACGGCGACGCTGGTCGGTCTGGTCGTTGGCATGGCCGCCGCGGTCGTCATCGTGCGCAGCAAGGTACCGTACCGCGGGCTGATCGATTCGCTCGCCATGCTGCCACTGGCGGTGCCGGGGCTGGTGCTGGCGTTCGGGTATTTGTCGATCAGCAACTTCTTCAAGCAGAAGCTCGGCAGCGACGTCCCGAACTGGCTCGACGTGCAGAAGAACCCGGTCGTCCTGCTCATCCTCGCCTACGCCGCTCGGCGCTTGCCGTACATCGTGCGCAGCGCCGCCGCGGGCTTGCAGCAGACGCCCCAAGATTTGGAACTGGCGGCGGCGAACCTCGGCGCGTCGCGCGTCACCGTGCTGCGGCGGATCGTGGTGCCGCTCATCCTGGCTAACCTGCTGGCCGGCGCACTCATGGCGTTCGCGTTCGCGATGCTGGAGGTCAGCGATTCGCTGATCCTGGCGCAAACGAGCCGTTTCTACCCGATCACCAAAGCCATCTGGGAACTCAGCCAACGCCTCGGCGACGGCCTCTATATCGCCAGCGCCCTCGGCGTGTGGGCGATGGTGCTGCTGACGCTGACGATCCTGTCGGCCAGCGCGCTGCTCGGCAAGAAGATGGGCGCGATCTTCCGCGTGTGA